A single region of the Anaerostipes rhamnosivorans genome encodes:
- a CDS encoding FUSC family protein: protein MTVYQELQLSSTGSKQLIHKTEDKKEKRRHILIYNVKVYLVVAFCFAVVTVYSHLFGSANSVVGVTVLLSLLVLRQADFGIKTSHGVGVIFLIFGILAAGPRLSNMASDPVPAFFINVICILGIVLFSCHNVLMSNQSTFVLGYLLLQGYDVTGHEFYLRVAGLAVGAAVCAAVFYIDHKDRSYKRSFADLFREFDLRSARTSWYLRLTFGISTAMLIVSLLNIPRVMWVGIASMSVLLPFTKDMEYKAKRRAPFNILGCGIFLLLYWILPKSMYPFIGLLGGIGVGYSAGYEWQTVFNTFGALAIAASVFGLKAAIILRIVTNVVASLYAAVFDKTFRKASAWLGEMADSQNAMEDGI, encoded by the coding sequence TTGACAGTATATCAGGAATTACAGTTAAGCTCAACAGGATCAAAACAGCTGATCCATAAAACAGAAGATAAGAAGGAAAAAAGGCGTCACATCCTGATCTATAATGTAAAAGTATATCTGGTTGTGGCATTTTGTTTTGCGGTGGTCACTGTTTACAGCCATCTGTTCGGCTCTGCAAACAGTGTCGTGGGCGTTACCGTGCTGCTCTCTCTGCTGGTGTTACGTCAGGCGGATTTTGGGATTAAAACATCCCATGGAGTTGGAGTCATCTTTTTGATCTTTGGGATCTTGGCAGCAGGGCCGAGGCTGTCAAATATGGCGTCTGACCCTGTTCCGGCATTTTTTATTAACGTGATATGCATTCTGGGAATCGTGCTCTTTAGCTGCCACAATGTGCTCATGTCAAACCAATCCACCTTTGTACTGGGTTATCTGCTCCTGCAGGGATATGATGTGACAGGACATGAGTTCTATCTAAGAGTTGCGGGCCTGGCCGTTGGGGCAGCCGTGTGTGCGGCGGTCTTTTACATCGATCATAAAGACAGATCCTATAAACGAAGTTTTGCAGACCTGTTCAGAGAATTTGACCTGCGATCTGCGCGTACCAGCTGGTACCTGAGGCTGACTTTCGGCATCTCCACTGCGATGCTGATCGTATCACTGCTGAACATTCCACGGGTCATGTGGGTCGGTATCGCTTCTATGTCTGTGCTGCTTCCATTTACAAAGGATATGGAATACAAAGCAAAAAGACGTGCTCCGTTTAATATTCTGGGATGTGGTATTTTTCTGCTGTTATACTGGATCCTTCCTAAAAGCATGTATCCTTTCATTGGATTGCTGGGAGGGATCGGCGTTGGATATTCCGCAGGCTACGAATGGCAGACAGTATTTAATACATTCGGAGCGTTAGCCATTGCTGCCAGCGTGTTCGGTTTAAAAGCGGCAATTATCCTAAGAATTGTGACCAATGTAGTTGCTTCCCTTTATGCGGCTGTATTTGACAAGACATTCAGAAAAGCCTCCGCATGGCTTGGCGAGATGGCAGACAGCCAGAATGCAATGGAAGATGGTATCTGA
- a CDS encoding histidine kinase dimerization/phospho-acceptor domain-containing protein, with protein sequence MFNQIKAEFYKLFHTKALYLMLVLILCVFGIFSIGGEQQFVVSSSSVDNKWEIGKTVGFLARAYSDTLHPFLGEVIRTATSYTVFFWLIILIFSVTFFSREYQDSTIKIAIASGQSRLKFFLAKYLVITITSLVLYFLFIMTAFIIECIKFHVSLEFLNIMPMLKIAILNCMVMSGFISITLMFCIIFRHTAVVVGVMCLFTFSAPMIYMMTWDRMSVQSWEVLLYLKIKSNVLLDEYVFLQYTSWYRKFHYPLFYRSDDFYIYNFICNITQTRNTLKRVERGWMKMWYVILVLIIFILVIYLYTLITQIRNLNGQIQENRPIRISLFSKYIEELASQIIEKDIEHKKLQIQIKQEEEQLKQSISNISHDLRTPLTSMQGYLTLLQECKDEEEQKQFLDIIKVKADYLTELIQEFYDLSLLEHAEFDIEIQRVDINRIVTDCVLEKYCEFKDVQPIIQTENNPVWIIGNDIVCKRIIENLIVNAIRYSDDYIEISINSNGVFTIKNSTHLSDDINVESLFEKFYTADKSRTRGSSGLGLYIVKELLNKIGGVIGNVNYKDKVLIISIQFSMAN encoded by the coding sequence ATGTTTAATCAAATCAAAGCAGAATTTTATAAATTATTTCATACAAAGGCTCTGTATTTAATGCTTGTTTTGATCTTATGTGTTTTTGGTATATTTTCCATAGGTGGAGAACAGCAATTTGTTGTGTCAAGTTCAAGTGTAGACAATAAATGGGAAATTGGAAAAACAGTAGGATTTCTTGCAAGGGCATATAGTGATACCTTGCACCCTTTTCTAGGAGAAGTAATAAGGACGGCTACTTCATACACAGTATTTTTTTGGCTGATTATTTTGATATTTTCGGTAACCTTTTTTTCAAGAGAATATCAAGACTCAACAATAAAAATCGCGATTGCAAGTGGTCAAAGCAGACTTAAATTTTTTTTAGCAAAATATCTTGTAATTACAATTACCAGCCTTGTTTTATATTTTTTATTTATAATGACTGCATTTATAATAGAATGTATAAAGTTTCATGTGTCATTGGAATTCCTAAATATTATGCCAATGCTGAAAATTGCTATTTTAAATTGTATGGTGATGTCAGGATTTATCAGTATAACTCTTATGTTTTGTATTATTTTTAGACATACAGCCGTTGTTGTTGGGGTAATGTGTTTATTCACATTTAGCGCTCCTATGATTTATATGATGACATGGGACCGTATGTCTGTACAATCATGGGAGGTTTTACTATATTTAAAAATCAAATCCAATGTATTATTGGATGAATACGTGTTCTTACAATATACTTCCTGGTATAGAAAATTCCATTATCCTTTATTTTATAGGAGTGATGATTTTTACATCTATAATTTCATTTGCAATATTACGCAAACAAGAAATACGTTAAAAAGAGTGGAAAGGGGATGGATGAAGATGTGGTATGTTATATTGGTTTTAATAATTTTCATATTAGTAATCTACCTCTACACACTTATCACACAAATTCGTAATTTAAATGGGCAGATTCAAGAAAACCGGCCAATCCGCATTTCATTATTTAGTAAATATATAGAAGAATTGGCTTCTCAAATCATTGAAAAAGACATAGAACATAAAAAATTGCAAATTCAAATCAAACAAGAGGAAGAACAGCTGAAGCAATCCATTTCTAATATCAGCCATGATCTAAGAACACCGTTGACATCAATGCAAGGCTATCTAACACTCTTACAAGAATGCAAGGATGAAGAAGAACAAAAACAATTTTTAGATATTATTAAGGTAAAAGCAGATTATCTAACTGAATTAATACAAGAATTTTATGACTTATCCCTTTTAGAACATGCTGAATTTGACATTGAAATACAAAGAGTGGATATAAACAGGATTGTGACCGATTGTGTGCTAGAAAAATATTGTGAATTTAAAGATGTTCAGCCAATAATCCAAACAGAAAATAATCCTGTTTGGATTATTGGAAATGACATAGTTTGTAAAAGAATTATAGAAAATTTAATTGTAAATGCCATACGTTACTCCGATGATTATATCGAAATATCCATAAATTCCAACGGAGTATTTACAATAAAAAATTCAACACACCTATCAGATGATATAAATGTAGAATCATTGTTTGAGAAATTTTATACTGCGGATAAATCCCGAACACGAGGAAGTTCGGGTTTGGGTTTGTATATTGTCAAGGAACTTCTTAATAAAATAGGCGGAGTTATTGGAAACGTAAATTATAAAGATAAAGTTTTAATAATTTCAATTCAATTTTCAATGGCAAATTAG
- the trpB gene encoding tryptophan synthase subunit beta, translating to MDYRTYLRNYPDSEGRFGPYGGAYLTDELRPAFEEISEAYQTICHSSQFINELRRIRKEFQGRPTPVYHCERLSKLYGNCQIYLKREDLNHTGAHKLNHCMGEGLLAKFMGKKRLIAETGAGQHGVALATAAAFFGLECEIHMGEVDIAKQAPNVTRMKILGAKVVPVSHGLKTLKEAVDSAFESYAKNYKDSIYCIGSALGPHPFPLMVRDFQSVVGYEAKDQFVEMTGLLPDVVCACVGGGSNSIGMFIPFINEPVDIVGVEPLGRGSNLGDHAASMTYGEKGVMHGFESIMLKDKDGEPAPVYSIASGLDYPSVGPEHAFLNDLGRVDYKTVDDEDAMKAFFELSRYEGIIPAIESSHALAYATKKAKEMKKGSILVCLSGRGDKDIDYVVENYGYGEKYL from the coding sequence ATGGATTATAGAACATACCTTAGAAACTATCCTGATTCAGAGGGCCGCTTCGGCCCTTACGGCGGAGCTTATTTAACAGATGAACTGCGCCCTGCCTTTGAAGAGATCTCCGAGGCTTACCAGACTATCTGCCATTCTTCCCAGTTCATCAATGAACTTAGAAGGATCCGCAAAGAATTCCAGGGAAGGCCTACTCCGGTCTATCACTGTGAGCGGCTTTCCAAGCTGTACGGCAACTGCCAGATCTACCTGAAACGGGAAGATTTAAACCACACAGGTGCCCACAAGTTAAACCACTGTATGGGGGAAGGCCTGCTGGCCAAATTCATGGGCAAAAAACGCCTGATCGCTGAGACAGGCGCCGGACAGCACGGTGTGGCCCTTGCCACTGCGGCAGCCTTTTTCGGGCTGGAATGTGAGATACATATGGGCGAAGTGGATATCGCCAAACAGGCACCGAATGTCACTAGAATGAAAATACTGGGAGCCAAAGTAGTCCCTGTCTCTCACGGGTTAAAAACCTTAAAAGAAGCCGTGGATTCAGCTTTTGAGTCTTATGCTAAGAACTACAAGGATTCCATCTACTGCATTGGATCCGCCCTGGGACCCCACCCGTTCCCGCTGATGGTCCGTGACTTCCAGTCCGTGGTGGGCTATGAAGCAAAAGATCAGTTTGTAGAAATGACCGGTCTGCTTCCTGATGTTGTATGCGCCTGCGTGGGAGGAGGCAGCAACTCTATCGGTATGTTCATTCCATTCATCAACGAGCCAGTGGACATCGTAGGCGTGGAGCCGTTAGGACGCGGATCAAATCTCGGCGACCACGCCGCTTCCATGACTTATGGTGAAAAAGGTGTCATGCATGGATTTGAAAGCATCATGTTAAAGGACAAGGACGGAGAGCCGGCGCCGGTCTATTCCATCGCCAGCGGACTTGACTACCCTTCCGTGGGACCGGAACACGCATTCTTAAATGATCTTGGCAGAGTGGACTATAAAACAGTGGACGATGAGGACGCCATGAAAGCGTTCTTTGAGTTATCCCGCTATGAGGGGATCATTCCCGCCATCGAAAGCTCCCATGCCTTAGCCTATGCCACAAAAAAAGCAAAGGAAATGAAAAAAGGTTCCATCTTGGTATGCTTAAGCGGCCGGGGCGACAAAGACATCGACTATGTAGTTGAGAATTATGGGTATGGAGAAAAGTACCTTTAA
- a CDS encoding MarR family winged helix-turn-helix transcriptional regulator, which translates to MKDEKWLESMEKLGTVRLFSSLYVKKSRKGALTSAQEIDLLFRTALAEEALTPLDLSYAMGIRKNAVSRLIEDLTKKHLVQKIECKKDKRSYYLKITENGKKELDDTYYYYMEPFYELQRNLGEEDFDTLMKLIQKANDSAMDKK; encoded by the coding sequence ATGAAAGATGAAAAATGGCTGGAATCTATGGAAAAGCTAGGAACTGTACGGCTGTTTTCCAGTCTGTATGTAAAAAAATCACGCAAAGGGGCATTGACTTCAGCCCAGGAGATTGACCTGCTCTTTCGCACAGCACTGGCAGAAGAGGCCCTGACGCCTTTGGACTTAAGTTATGCCATGGGCATCAGAAAGAATGCGGTGAGCCGTCTGATCGAAGATCTGACAAAAAAACATTTGGTCCAGAAGATAGAGTGCAAAAAGGATAAGCGCAGTTATTATTTAAAGATTACCGAGAACGGCAAAAAAGAACTGGACGACACCTATTATTACTATATGGAACCGTTCTATGAACTGCAGAGAAATCTGGGAGAAGAAGATTTTGATACATTAATGAAACTGATCCAAAAGGCCAATGACAGTGCTATGGACAAGAAATAA
- a CDS encoding HAD family hydrolase has product MKKYRGAVFFDYDGTTIDETDKINGATETTIKTLGKLKDNGYLTMLCSGRSKRFLEADIDKFEGAITCNGSYTEIGGETMDDIHIPEELVQEVIGRYFSEDTALHLETQDVTYYMHYNQKFYQDFRDFLGFPERWFAPWERRKNEHITKIVVNYHKEDLIEELQAEFEDVLQCVKPFEDRRILDITSKGVTKGDAITKLLDRLGIDRKDSYAFGDSDNDIEMLKTAGTGIVMGRHSKAAGRAATMITGTVKEEGITQALEKLGLI; this is encoded by the coding sequence ATGAAGAAGTACAGAGGGGCCGTCTTCTTTGATTATGACGGAACGACCATAGACGAGACTGACAAGATCAATGGAGCCACAGAAACGACCATAAAAACGTTAGGAAAATTAAAGGATAACGGGTATTTAACGATGCTGTGTTCCGGGCGCAGCAAGCGTTTTCTGGAGGCAGATATTGATAAATTTGAAGGAGCCATCACCTGCAATGGGTCTTATACTGAGATCGGTGGGGAAACTATGGATGACATCCATATCCCGGAGGAATTAGTGCAGGAAGTCATTGGACGGTATTTTTCGGAAGACACAGCTCTGCATTTAGAGACTCAGGACGTTACATATTATATGCACTATAACCAAAAATTCTATCAGGATTTCCGAGATTTTTTAGGATTCCCAGAACGATGGTTTGCTCCTTGGGAGAGACGCAAAAACGAACATATCACAAAGATCGTTGTGAATTATCATAAAGAGGATCTGATCGAAGAATTGCAGGCAGAGTTTGAAGACGTACTCCAGTGTGTCAAACCATTTGAGGACAGACGGATCTTAGACATTACTTCAAAAGGTGTGACAAAGGGGGATGCCATTACAAAGCTTTTAGACCGGCTCGGTATTGATCGAAAAGACAGCTACGCATTCGGGGATTCTGACAATGACATTGAGATGTTAAAGACCGCGGGGACAGGGATTGTCATGGGGCGGCACAGCAAGGCAGCAGGCAGGGCCGCAACCATGATAACAGGAACAGTCAAAGAGGAAGGAATCACACAGGCGTTAGAAAAACTAGGCCTGATCTAA
- a CDS encoding ABC transporter ATP-binding protein — translation MARTICETKNLSKKYKNFYALKNVNLTIHKGEIYGLIGENGAGKTTLIRLLTGLNFKSGGEIVLFGQNSNLQQERLKIGCTIEMPALYKDMTAKQNLEVQRIQRGIPNKKCVSDTLGFVGLAHVGNKRVSNFSLGMKQRLALGVALLGEPEFLILDEPVNGLDPTGIIELRELLKKLVKEKETTILISSHILSELHQLATYYGFLHNGELLKQISAEKLNEECKRHICLRTDDVQRTAVILENQLSIKKYSIYPDKSIRIFDDLDKTRAISKVLSDNRIMIDEISIQGESLETYFENLIGGRKNV, via the coding sequence ATGGCTAGAACAATATGTGAAACAAAAAACTTAAGTAAAAAATATAAAAATTTCTATGCCTTAAAAAATGTAAATTTAACAATACACAAAGGTGAGATTTACGGGTTAATTGGTGAAAATGGAGCAGGAAAAACAACTTTGATCCGCCTTTTGACAGGTCTTAATTTTAAAAGCGGCGGTGAAATTGTCTTATTTGGGCAGAACAGTAATCTGCAACAAGAGCGACTGAAAATTGGCTGTACGATTGAAATGCCGGCTTTATATAAGGATATGACCGCAAAACAAAATCTTGAGGTACAAAGAATACAAAGAGGCATTCCAAATAAGAAATGTGTTTCAGATACTTTGGGATTTGTTGGGTTAGCCCATGTTGGCAATAAGCGAGTTTCTAATTTTTCTCTTGGAATGAAACAACGGCTTGCATTAGGCGTTGCCTTGCTGGGGGAACCAGAATTTTTGATTTTAGATGAACCTGTCAATGGATTAGACCCCACTGGAATTATTGAATTACGAGAATTGTTAAAAAAGTTGGTAAAAGAAAAAGAAACAACCATTTTAATTTCGAGTCATATTTTAAGTGAATTGCACCAGCTTGCGACTTATTATGGCTTTTTGCATAATGGGGAGCTTTTAAAACAAATTTCTGCTGAAAAATTAAATGAAGAATGTAAACGACATATATGTTTAAGAACAGATGATGTTCAGCGAACAGCGGTTATCTTGGAAAATCAATTAAGTATCAAGAAGTATTCTATATACCCCGACAAATCCATTCGGATATTTGATGATTTAGATAAAACCCGTGCAATTTCGAAAGTGCTGTCAGATAACAGAATTATGATTGATGAAATTTCAATTCAAGGAGAAAGCTTGGAAACTTACTTTGAAAATCTGATTGGGGGTAGGAAAAATGTTTAA
- a CDS encoding response regulator transcription factor, translating into MKKIAIIEDDLDICKMMSRFLQNNDYIVKYALQGNEGVLLCESFIPDLIVLDIMLPQLNGHDVLRKLREFTNRPVIVVSAKTMVQSKIELLKLGADDYITKPFNLYELLARIEANLKRMPTNQNFEYNSIKYKDIEIKNFTVSIKNTVVPFTSTELSILQLLIQYPQKIFSKQNLYESIWNEPYAYDDDTINTHISRIRKKIKAIAKEDYIQTVWGIGYKIK; encoded by the coding sequence ATGAAAAAAATTGCTATTATAGAAGATGATTTAGATATTTGTAAAATGATGAGCCGGTTTTTACAGAACAATGATTACATAGTTAAGTATGCATTACAAGGCAATGAGGGTGTATTATTATGTGAGTCATTTATTCCTGATTTAATCGTATTGGATATCATGCTGCCTCAATTAAATGGTCATGATGTGTTAAGAAAGCTTCGAGAATTTACGAACAGACCTGTCATTGTAGTATCAGCAAAAACAATGGTTCAGTCTAAAATCGAATTGTTAAAATTGGGTGCTGATGACTATATAACAAAACCATTTAATTTATATGAACTTCTTGCGCGAATAGAAGCAAATTTAAAACGTATGCCAACGAACCAGAACTTTGAATACAACAGTATAAAATATAAAGATATAGAGATTAAAAATTTTACTGTATCCATAAAAAATACTGTAGTTCCATTTACGTCAACAGAACTAAGTATTTTACAGCTTTTAATTCAATATCCGCAAAAAATTTTTTCAAAGCAGAATTTATATGAATCTATTTGGAATGAACCGTATGCTTACGATGACGATACAATTAACACGCATATCAGCCGTATACGAAAAAAAATTAAAGCTATTGCCAAAGAAGACTATATACAGACGGTATGGGGGATTGGATATAAAATCAAATAA